Within the Drosophila miranda strain MSH22 chromosome Y unlocalized genomic scaffold, D.miranda_PacBio2.1 Contig_Y2_pilon, whole genome shotgun sequence genome, the region actctagaagatatagccatcttctacgattcttcgtttttagttttctcgtatcgtcgaaattgtggatgccacagattttcgccctttgtgggggcggaaggggcggggcaaagttttgaaatattcttgtagcagtgacatatcacagaagtctggatccaaaacatcgttgctctcgctcttatagtctttgagcactaggcgctgaaggggacggacagacggacagacggacggacggacagacggacagacacagacagacaggctcaatcgactcggctattgatgctgatcaagaatatatatactttatggggtcggaaacgattccttttggacgttacacacatccacttttaccacaaatctaatataccccaatactcattttgagtatcgggtataaaaataataaaatcgaAACATAGTCCCTCTTGTGTTATTCAGTTTGGCGGGTGAGAGATAAGCGCGAATGCGGATGCAATGGAGTGCTTATTGGAAATCGTGGATTAAATACCCTACAAGTCGGAACAACAGCTGGTTTAAGGGGCTCTAGGGCACTCCACGTAGAACATAACAAATGGAAGTGCTCCACACTAGACAAGTACCtaatacgtacatacatacggTACCGGACTACTGGATACGTGGTGGTACATAGAGTATGCTCCGCTGGTTAATTGGTAAGCCATTGGCTGAGGGGGCACAGTCGTTGTTGGAGGAAAAGCGTCATTATCTTATCAGCGGAAAGTAGGTTACGCTTGCCTTTTGGATTTGTCCGTCCATCGCCCGTCGCCCGACAGTTCGGTTTGAACAAATCGATTGCGGCACAAGTCAATGAACAAAATTGGAGCAGTTCACGGGTAAATAAGCggcaaatggaaaatggaaaaattcTTGTTGTGTGTCTGTGTATCTGTTGGAGCAGGtgctgcagctgcatctcCCTACATACGGGTATAACATCCGTTGCTGTTGAACTAAGATTAGCATGACTGATATGTCAGGAGTCGGCCCAGAGATCGCCACTGTAATGGCTTAGACATACATTTGTGGGAGCAGCTGCATCAGGGACTGTCCGGCATTGCAGCTGTCGAATGAGGCTACTCTTGGAAGCTGCAAGATCTTCTCTACTTTGAAGTAAAAGAGTTGCAGATTCAGTGTCAGAAATCAGTTCCTTCAAGTTACTTTTCAATAGACTCTTGTACAATATTTTTTATTCATACAAAACTCCACAAAAAACCCATCCACCCACTTCAACTTTTTGAACAAGATCCATTGGAATCGACATGGATGAATGTCAAGGGTCTATCAAATACTGAAATTTCAAATCAATTCAATGCATTCTCAAGTACAACAGCATATTTCGGCTACCTGCGGCTCATTCAGCCCCTGGACCGCGATCCGCCCAACGGCTACAGGAACTGGCAGATTCTGATCTCCGCCAGCGACGAGGACGGCGTGGGCACCACCTTCAAGTCGGTGAAGGCGGTGACCATCACCCTGCAGGACATCAACGACAATGCCCCCTTCCTGGTCAACGAAATGCCAGTGAAGTGGCCCGAGAACCGAAATCCCGGCCAGGTCGTCCAGCTGCAGTCGAACGACTTTGACGACGTCCAGAACGGTCCGCCGTACACCTACGGCATCGACAGCGAAGCCTCGCCCGACATCAAGACCAAGTTCAGCATCGACAACGACTACCTCTTCGCCAACGTGATGTTCGACCGGGAGGAGCAGAAGGAGAACTACATCCCCATACGCATCAGCGACTCGGGGGTGCCACGGCAGAGTGCCGTGAGCATACTGCACCTGATCATCGGCGATGTGAACGACAATGCCATGACGGAGGGCTCCTCCCGCATCTTCATCTACAACTACAAGGGCGAGGCGCCCGACACGGACATCGGGCGGGTGTTTGTCGACGATCTGGACGACTGGGATCTGGAGGACAAGAGCTTCAAGTGGAAGAACGACATCTCCCACGATCAGTTCCGCCTGAATCCCAGCACGGGCATGATCACCATGCTCCAGCACACCGGCGAGGGGGAGTACGTGCTGGAGTTCACGGTCGATGAGGAGTCCACCTATATACCCTACCACTCGGTGGATGCCGACGTCACGGTGGTCATCCGGGAGCTGCCGGAAGAGGCGGTGGACAAGAGCGGCAGCATCCGCTTCATCAATATCACCAAGGAGGAGTTCATCTACGTGCCCCGGGACATGCAGTCCCCGGAGGCCCTATCCCTGAAGGACAGCCTCCAGCACTCGCTGTCGAAGCTCTTCAACACCTCTGTGTCCAATGTGGACGTCTTCACGGTGCTCCAGAACGAGAACAACACGCTGGACGTGCGCTACTCCGACCACGGATCGCCGTACTACTCGCCCGAGAAGCTCAACGGAATGGTGGCTCAGAATCAGCAGCGGCTGGAGAACGAGCTCGATCTCCAGATGCTGATGGTCAACATCGACGAGTGCCTGATCGAGCGGCTCAAGTGCGAGAGCTCCTGCACAAACGAGCTGCACAAGAGCTCGGTTCCCTACATGATCTACTCGAACACCACCTCCTTCGTGGGCGTCAATGCCTTCGTGCAGGCGCAGTGTGTGTGCGAGGCGCTGCTGTTGAACCACTGCCTGAACGGCGGGACTCCGCGCTACGGGGAGAACGATGTCTGCGACTGCATCGACGACTTCACCGGGCCCCACTGCGAGCTCGTATCGGTGGCTTTCTACGGCAGCGGCTACGCCTTCTACGAGCCCATATCCGCCTGCGACAACACGAAGATCAGTCTGGAGATCACACCACAGGTCGACCAGGGCCTGATCATGTACCTGGGGCCCCTCAACTACAATCCTCTGCTGCCGCTGTCCGACTTCCTGGCCCTCGAGCTGGAGAAGTGCTATCCCGTGCTGACGGTGGACTACGGCTCGGGCGGCATACGTATCAAGCACCAGCACATACGGATGGTGGCCGATCGCTCCTACCAGCTGGACATCATCCTGCAGCGCACCAGCATCGAGATGACCGTGGACAACTGCCGCCTGTCCACCTGCATGAGCCTGGGCGCCCCACAGGGGCCCAACGAGTTCCTCAACGTGAACGCGCCCCTGCAGCTGGGCGGCAGTCCCGTCGATCTGGCGCAGCTCGGACGGCAGCTCAACTGGACGCATGTGCCCACCCAGCAGGGATTCTTCGGTTGCGTGCGCAACCTGACGATCAACGAGCACACCTACAACCTGGGAATGCCCTCGGTCTTCCGAAACATTGACAGCGGCTGTCAGCAGTCGGTGGCGGTGGCCTTCAGCTTCGGCATCGATCGGAACTTCATTGTTGCTATCAtcgcgctgctgctgatcaTCCTTCTGGCCGTGGTGGTGCAGAAAAAGCAGAAGAACGGCTGGCACGAGAAGGACATCGACGACATACGGGAGACGATCATCAACTACGAGGACGAGGGCGGCGGCGAGCGGGACACGGACTACGACCTGAACGTCCTGCGCACCCAGCCCTTCTACGAGGAGAAGCTCTACAAGGATCCCCACGCCCTGCAGTCGGGCAGGGGTCGGGATCCCAACGACATACCCGACATCGGGGACTTCCTGGGCGACAAGAAGGAGAACTGCGACCGCGACTCCGGCGGCCTCACCGTCGACGATGTGCGCCACTACGCCTACGAGGGCGACGGCAACTCCGACGGCAGTCTGTCCAGCCTGGCCTCCGGCACCGACGACGGCGATCTCAATTTCGATTATCTGTCCAACTTTGGACCGCGCTTCCGCAAGCTGGCTGACATGTACGGCGAGGAGCCCTCCGACACCGACTCCAATGTGGACGACGAGCAGGGCTGGCGGATCTAGGAGAAAAAGATGACGAAGAAATGCAAAAGACTTTTTATACGCTAAGAATTGTATGGATACTGACTGGTGTGGAGAGGAGGATGTGCAGGGGGACCGGGTGCCGGCCTAGCCGGGCCCAAAGTCTCCTCAAGAgctacacatatgtatgtacaagaAGTATATATAGCCCATTTTTTTATATAGAAGAGTGGAAAGGGAAGGGGCACGTTGAGGACacgtttttgttttctgttttgtaAATGCAAAAAGTGATCTTGATCTTACGTAAGCGTAACTTTATCTACATATATCTAGACTAGACCATAATCCTAAACCTAAGCAACTGCGaacaaaacacaaatttaTGCAGAGTGCAGTGTATTCATTAACAAAATCAAGAAGAAATCGATCCCAATTGGAGGAGGAAACAAAATATTCCTATGAAGCGAATTCAGTAACAAATTGCATTTTACTTTGCATATTCCCAACATTAGTCCGTAGTTTATCTGATAGTTTATTATCCCATCCTATACATGATTTCAGGACAAACAAAACACTTCATTATATCAAAAGTTGAACTCAATTTGATAAGACAAGTCGATAAACTAAGCTAAATATTATCCTAACCTAACCGTTTACGTATATCAGCATAAGTTCTTAGGGTTGTCGTTGTCCCCTAGTACTACGTGTATAAATCAGCTTAAACATAAATCTAAATCTAAATCGAATCGAGCTAGCGCGAGAGAACGGAGTACCGATTGTGCAGCCTATATCCATGCTATATAGGCATCGAAATATAGTTTATATTTATAAGAAAATGTTCAATAAATCATTGCGATATGTATTTTTGTAAGCCTTTTTCCCGTATCTAGAAGAGAGGGTTCCATAAGGGGGAACTCCTACTTTTTACATGCCAAGGCGAATCAACATTAAAGAAacaatttatttatatacGAGGATAGTACGTACTATATTAAACAAATGTATATCATTTACAAACCAACGAGAaagccacacaaacacacacacaataattgtgtaaaaaaaaaaacaaaaataaaaataataaaatcgaAACATAGTCCCTTGAGTGTTATTCAGTTTGGCGGGTGAGAGATAAGCGCGAATGCGGATGCAATGGAGTGCTTATTTGAAATCGTGGATTAAATACCCTACAAGTCGGAACAACAGCTGGTTTAAGGGGCTCTAGGGCACTCCACGTAGAACATAACAAATGGAAGTGCTCCACACTAGACAAGTACCtaatacgtacatacatacggTACCGGACTACTGGATACGTGGTGGTACATAGAGTATGCTCCGCTGGTTAATTGGTAAGCCATTGGCTGAGGGGGCACAGTCGTTGTTGGAGGAAAAGCGTCATTATCTTATCAGCGGAAAGTAGGTTACGCTTGCCTTTTGGATTTGTCCGTCCATCGCCCGTCGCCCGACAGTTCGGTTTGAACAAATCGATTGCGGCACAAGTCAATGAACAAAATTGGAGCAGTTCACGGGTAAATAAGCggcaaatggaaaatggaaaaattcttgttgtgtgtttgtgtatcTGTTGGAGCAGGtgctgcagctgcatctcCCTACATACGGGTATAACATCCGTTGCTGTTGAACTAAGATTAGCATGACTGATATGTCAGGAGTCGGCCCAGAGATCGCCACTGTACTGGCTTAGACATTCATTTGTGGAAGCAGCTGCATCAGGGACTGTCCGGAATTGCAGCTGTCGAACGAGGCTACTCTTGGAAGCTGCAAGATCTTCTCTACTTTGAAGTAAAAGAGTTGCAGATTCAGTGTCAGAAATCAGTTCCTTCAAGTTACTTTTCAATAGACTCTTGTACAATATTTTATTCATACAAAACTCCACAAAAAACCCATCCACCCACTTCAACTTTTTGAACAAGATCCATTGGAATCGACATGGATGAATGTCAAGGGTCTATCAAATACTGAAATTTCAAATCAATTCAATGCATTCTCAAGTACAACAGCATATTTCGAGTACCAAAACAGAAAAAACCCACAAATTTCCTCAAAATGAAAAATTCTTTTTGCGGAAATGCCacacagaaaacaaaaaaatagaGCTGAACTGCTGACGGACGACAGATGTCTTTTCAATCTTTGAGTTTCGGttaacagaaaaaaaaaactgcaagAAGTTTTGGGCCGGACATGCCGACGCTACGTGAGGGTTTCACCGGCGACATGTGGCATGGTAGAGGGGCTCGCAGTCGTCAGGTcgagggagagagagtgacAGAATGAACAAATTGAAATGGTTGAGTAATCAAATAACCTCTTCTGGCGGCGGCTACCTgtgcgcagctgcagcagctgccacCGTCACCGCAGTACACTCCTCAGGTGTGTATGGGGCCCGAGAGCATGGGATGGCATGGGATAGGATGTTTGGCCAATGGATTAACATAACAGACGAGAAGAAATGAAAAGAATCGGGGAAAAAGAGATTCAAGCAGTGGAGAGGTAGTAGAGGTAGAGGCAGAACAAGCCAAGCCATGTCGAGAGCTACCTGTACAGTGTGGACTCTCTCAGATACATGaacacgaacacacacacaggtgTGCCCAGACACAGATACTGAATGCAAGTCTTGGCTCTCTCtttcgcacacacacatgcgtACTctctgagagagagaggtatCTCTCAGATACTCACGCACACACCCAGAGAGGCAATCTTTAACGGACAAATGAAAGCAAATCTTTGTGCTGTGGCAAACTTGGCTTGAAGTAAAACCAGTATTTCCCAAGCGGCTCCAATCGAGGTGTGTATCTGTTGGATACCAGCACCTCTCTTTGGATTCTTGAGTGCAGATCGCAGAGCGCGGGCCCAGTTTGAGTTTTTTCATTCCTCGGACTCCAATCCACTCCACTCGACTCAACTCGTTCTGTCACTCACGACACCCGACGCCCGCTTCTTGTGACTgacaaagatacagatacacaaaACAGAcacagctccagctccagctgcagATACAGATGGGGATGCAGGCGAGTAGTATTGATGGGGCACGTCTTGGCGTTTTACTACCTGTTGATGGGGAAGCCAAAGCTGAGGCTGCTGCCAAGGCCTCGCTTTGATTAATTACAGTGGAACGGAGTGGAATATCCATGGCTATGGCACCCAAAGTACTCATTAACACTCGCTGGCTATTCATCATAGTTTCAATTACAATAAAAACTAGCCAGACAGGCCGACGACTACCTGTCTACAGATTTCACATTTCCTGCGAAAGGACTATTCATTTCATATAACCTGAAATGAGAAAGACAATAGTTGAACCCAAGCCGATTCCGAAGAGGCGGGAAAAATGTTAATAAATTCCGCCTCTTTCCGTTTGGAATGTTTGGAAGCCGCAAGATCTATTGCTGTCTAGCTGGCCTTTGCCAAACCTTTTTGGCTGGGAAATTTCATATAGATTTCCGAGTTTTCGCTAATGAATTCCTCCCTCTTCCGTCCTGCTTGCAATTAGCACTTCTTTCTCCCGGCCCCTTGTCCACTTGGAGGTGCATttggctctgctgctgctggttcgCCTTCGGTTCTCCTCCAATGACCACAATACCCATGGGAAACTTTATTTGTTAGGTTGAATATTTCCTAGTTATATGCACTTGTATGATATATAGTATAGCGACCACAGAAACGGCCTCCTGCCCCCTCACCAAGACACCTTATAGGGCACTAATAACTCTATGAAGTCGGGTACGTGGTCTCTGTGCTAAAGCGCTTATTAGTTGGCCCGGCAGAGGATcctctctttctccctcttGTTCGGAATGCATAATGATGAGCGCGCAGAGCTCATAAagggaaattttcataaaAGCCAGCAAAAGTCGAAGAAGACGATAAAATGCCGCTGACCATCGGGACGTGCTCGCCATGCTCTTCTGTGGTCTCTTCGATTACCGATGCCCGGCACGTACTCGGGCCTGATTTGTGGCGATCAGCAGGGATTGTTTTGTGCTGTATTGTTAGTCGCAGAACGCAGAAAAACACTGGTGGCCAAAATAGAAGAGCAGGCCAGAGGGATTACCAATAAAGGTATCGAAGGAACCGAGCAAAAAACGCAATTCTCGGAATGCAAAATTCTCTgtaagccaaagccaaagccaaagagcggaataaatagaaataaatAGAAGGTGAACACTGCCCACAGACTCGGGTCTCGgccccattccattccattcagTTGCTCGCTCTGTGGCTGAAAGCTGGAAATACTTTGAAAAAATATTGCAATTAAGCAGAAAATATGGTCTTAAACTAGTTTTGCCACATTTGCGCTGAAACCGAAACGAGCGAGGCACCTGACAAACTAACGCTGAAC harbors:
- the LOC117192273 gene encoding DE-cadherin-like, producing the protein MNVKGLSNTEISNQFNAFSSTTAYFGYLRLIQPLDRDPPNGYRNWQILISASDEDGVGTTFKSVKAVTITLQDINDNAPFLVNEMPVKWPENRNPGQVVQLQSNDFDDVQNGPPYTYGIDSEASPDIKTKFSIDNDYLFANVMFDREEQKENYIPIRISDSGVPRQSAVSILHLIIGDVNDNAMTEGSSRIFIYNYKGEAPDTDIGRVFVDDLDDWDLEDKSFKWKNDISHDQFRLNPSTGMITMLQHTGEGEYVLEFTVDEESTYIPYHSVDADVTVVIRELPEEAVDKSGSIRFINITKEEFIYVPRDMQSPEALSLKDSLQHSLSKLFNTSVSNVDVFTVLQNENNTLDVRYSDHGSPYYSPEKLNGMVAQNQQRLENELDLQMLMVNIDECLIERLKCESSCTNELHKSSVPYMIYSNTTSFVGVNAFVQAQCVCEALLLNHCLNGGTPRYGENDVCDCIDDFTGPHCELVSVAFYGSGYAFYEPISACDNTKISLEITPQVDQGLIMYLGPLNYNPLLPLSDFLALELEKCYPVLTVDYGSGGIRIKHQHIRMVADRSYQLDIILQRTSIEMTVDNCRLSTCMSLGAPQGPNEFLNVNAPLQLGGSPVDLAQLGRQLNWTHVPTQQGFFGCVRNLTINEHTYNLGMPSVFRNIDSGCQQSVAVAFSFGIDRNFIVAIIALLLIILLAVVVQKKQKNGWHEKDIDDIRETIINYEDEGGGERDTDYDLNVLRTQPFYEEKLYKDPHALQSGRGRDPNDIPDIGDFLGDKKENCDRDSGGLTVDDVRHYAYEGDGNSDGSLSSLASGTDDGDLNFDYLSNFGPRFRKLADMYGEEPSDTDSNVDDEQGWRI